In Hippoglossus stenolepis isolate QCI-W04-F060 chromosome 13, HSTE1.2, whole genome shotgun sequence, a single genomic region encodes these proteins:
- the myo3b gene encoding myosin-IIIb isoform X2: MGYVDSSKDGHRSVQGSAEVSHTFPSFADFRDGNTGAAMSRRSLYGLYPYSSSMIGLENLGDPSGNWDIVETIGKGTYGKVYRVTNKKDGSEAAVKVLDPINHASHTNRDVDEEIEAEYNILRSLSNHPNVVKFYGMFYKSDNLSGGQLWLVLELCNGGSVTELIKGLLMRGQRLQEPVISYILYSSLLGLQHLHNNRIIHRDVKGNNILLTSEGGVKLVDFGVSAQLTSARLRRNTSVGTPFWMAPEVIACEQQYDYSYDARCDVWSLGITAIELADGDPPLAEMHPVKALFKIPRNPSPTLRNPEQWCRSFCHFIGQCLIKDFEARPSVTHLLEHPFIKQAHGKELALRQQLASLIQEQQELGCKTKTKHERINTRKTLIIESCPDDDLVNLEFLDEETIISHLQKRFDELQVYTYVGDILIALNPFQNLSIYSPQFSKLYHGVKRANNPPHIFATADAAYQGMVSFCKDQCIIISGESGAGKTESAHLIVQHLTFLGKANNRTLREKILQVNPLVEAFGNACTAINDNSSRFGKYLEMKFTPTGAVIGAKISEYLLEKSRVIKQAMWEKNFHIFYYIYAGLYHQDKLKTYRLPDKTPPRYIDNQHCKVMQDIVSSKLYTEQFDAIQECFRNIGFTEEEVNSVYRILSAILNTGNIEFAAITSQHQTDKSEVPNSEALENAASLLSIGPEELQEALTSQCVVTRGETIIRTNTVDKATDVRDAMSKALYGRLFSWIVNRINSLLQPDMNICAAESGMNVGILDIFGFENFKKNSFEQLCINIANEQIQFYFNQHIFALEQMEYQSEGVDASLVVYEDNRPILDMFLQKPMGLLSLLDEESRFPQATDQTLVDKFDDNLRCKYFWIPKRVELCFGIQHYAGKVMYNVNGFLEKNRDTLPADIVVVLRTSEDKLLQQLFSSPLTKIGNLATSRARVTAASRSLPPQLSSGRTKVDTMEMMRHPEETSNMRRQTVASYFRYSLMDLLSKMVVGQPHFVRCIKPNDDRQALRFCKERVMVQLRYTGILETVNIRRQGYSHRILFEEFVNRYYYLAFRAHQMPDSSIENAVSILQRAKLEDWALGKTKVFLRYYHVEQLNLLLREVIARVVVLQAYTKGWLGARRYRKEKQKRKHGAIIIQSAWRGYVARQNLKQIKKEREGAAIRIQSAYRGHRVRRDHGPQRHRCRPEAGSKTTEEEHTRSISPKSKESHTDHVCRGNVGPDSRDRQVKDFKRDKGRAEDSVTKPCRETARLRDMQCKQGPVMKLQQRTPRRRGQQPKLLNSPEDSLYYNQLNRTLDYQGSKRKPRKLGQIKVLDGEDEYYKLLSTVESIPEEDYVPAPSPALSTGPLVSQS; this comes from the exons ATGGGATATGTTGACTCATCTAAAGATGGACACAGGAGTGTGCAGGGATCAGCTGAGGTCTCACACACTTTCCCATCTTTTGCAGATTTTAGAGATGGAAACACGGGGGCAGCTATGTCAAG GAGGTCGCTGTACGGCCTGTACCCCTACAGTTCCAGCATGATTGGCCTGGAGAACCTGGGCGACCCGTCGGGTAACTGGGACATCGTGGAGACCATCGGTAAAGGAACATATGGCAAAGTCTACAGAGTCACCAACAAGAAGGATGGAAGTGAGGCAGCAGTGAAAGTTCTGGACCCAATCAAT CATGCGAGCCATACAAACAGA GATGTGGATGAGGAGATAGAGGCTGAATACAACATCTTGAGGTCCCTGTCCAACCACCCGAATGTGGTGAAGTTTTATGGCATGTTCTACAAGTCAGACAATCTATCAGGCGGACAGCTGTGGCTGGTGCTGGAG CTGTGCAATGGCGGCTCCGTCACAGAACTCATCAAAGGTCTGCTCATGCGAGGCCAGCGTCTGCAGGAGCCCGTTATCTCATACATCTTATACAGCTCCCTCTTG GGTCTCCAGCATTTGCACAACAACCGGATTATCCACCGTGACGTCAAAGGGAACAACATCCTCCTGACGAGCGAGGGGGGAGTCAAACTGGTTGACTTTG GTGTTTCAGCTCAACTGACCAGTGCGCGGCTGCGGAGGAACACTTCAGTGGGGACTCCGTTCTGGATGGCTCCTGAG GTCATAGCCTGCGAACAGCAGTATGATTACTCCTATGATGCCCGCTGTGACGTGTGGTCCCTCGGCATCACCGCCATCGAGCTGGCAGACGGAGACCCCCCCCTGGCTGAGATGCATCCAGTCAAAGCCCTCTTCAAGATCCCACG AAATCCCTCCCCAACTTTACGAAATCCAGAACAGTGGTGCAggagtttctgtcatttcatcgGACA GTGCCTGATAAAGGATTTCGAGGCACGTCCATCTGTGACCCACCTCCTGGAGCATCCCTTCATCAAGCAGGCCCACGGCAAAGAGCTGGCTCTCCGGCAGCAGTTAGCGTCTCTCATCCAGGAGCAGCAAGAATTGGGCTGCAAAACTAAAACCAA GCACGAGCGGATCAATACTCGTAAAACCCTCATAATAGAGAGCTGCCCTGATGATGATCTGGTAAACCTGGAGTTCTTAGATGAG GAGACAATAATCAGCCATCTCCAAAAGAGGTTTGATGAGCTCCAGGTGTACACCTACGTTGGTGACATCCTCATCGCTCTCAACCCTTTCCAGAATCTCAGCATCTACTCTCCCCAG TTCTCTAAGCTGTATCACGGTGTGAAGCGGGCCAACAACCCTCCACACATCTTTGCTACTGCAGATGCAGCGTACCAAGGCATGGTGTCCTTCTGCAAAGACcag TGCATCATAATCAGTGGGGAGAGTGGTGCTGGAAAAACAGAGAGCGCTCATTTAATTGTTCAACATCTGACCTTCTTGGGAAAG GCAAACAATCGGACGCTGCGTGAAAAGATATTGCAGGTGAACCCCCTCGTGGAGGCTTTCGGAAATGCCTGCACAGCGATCAATGACAACTCCAGTCGCTTTGGGAAGTACCTGGAGATGAAGTTCACGCCGACGGGAGCGGTGATCGGGGCCAAGATATCCGAATATCTGCTGGAGAAGTCGAGGGTCATCAAACAGGCCAT GTGGGAGAAAAACTTCCACATATTTTATTACATATACGCCGGACTTTACCACCAAGACAAGCTGAAAACGTACAGGCTTCCAGACAAGACACCTCCCAG GTACATAGACAACCAGCACTGCAAAGTCATGCAAGACATTGTGTCCAGCAAACTGTACACGGAGCAGTTTGACGCAATCCAGGAGTGCTTCCGGAACATTGGTTTTACCGAAGAG GAAGTCAACTCTGTCTACAGAATTCTCTCGGCCATTTTGAATACAGGCAATATTGAATTTGCAGCCATCACATCCCAGCACCAGACTGATAAGAGTGAAGTACCAAATTCAGAGGCCTTAGAGAACG CTGCGTCTCTCCTGAGCATCGGCCCTGAGGAGCTCCAGGAGGCGCTGACCTCTCAGTGCGTGGTCACCAGAGGTGAGACTATCATCCGCACCAACACCGTGGACAAAGCCACGGACGTGCGAGACGCCATGTCCAAGGCCTTGTACGGACGCCTCTTCAGCTGGATAGTGAACCGCATCAACTCCTTGCTGCAGCCTGACATGAATATCTG TGCCGCGGAGAGTGGCATGAACGTGGGAATCCTGGACATCTTCGGGTTCGAAAATTTCAAAAAGAACTCTTTTGAACAACTGTGCATCAACATCGCAAACGAGCAGATCCAGTTTTACTTCAACCAGCACATATTTGCCCTGGAACAG ATGGAGTACCAGAGTGAGGGAGTGGATGCCAGCCTGGTGGTGTACGAGGACAACCGGCCCATTCTGGACATGTTCCTGCAGAAGCCCATGGGTCTGTTGTCCCTGCTGGATGAGGAGAGCCGCTTCCCTCAGGCCACGGACCAGACCCTAGTGG ATAAATTTGACGACAATCTTCGCTGCAAGTATTTCTGGATACCAAAACGTGTAGAGCTTTGTTTTGGAATCCAACATTATGCTGGAAAG GTGATGTACAATGTGAATGGATTTTTGGAGAAGAACAGAGACACTCTTCCTGCAGACATTGTTGTGGTGCTGAGAACATCAGAGGACAAacttctgcagcagctcttttcCAGCCCCTTGACTAAAATAG gAAATTTAGCGACATCCAGGGCGAGGGTCACCGCCGCCTCCAGATCTCTGCCCCCGCAGCTCAGTTCAGGACGCACCAAG GTGGACACAATGGAGATGATGCGGCACCCAGAAGAAACCTCCAacatgaggagacagacagTTGCCTCCTACTTCCGT taCTCCCTGATGGACCTGCTGTCTAAGATGGTGGTGGGTCAGCCACACTTTGTGCGCTGCATCAAACCCAACGATGACAGGCAGGCGCTGCGCTTCTGCAAGGAGCGGGTCATGGTGCAGCTGCGCTACACCGGGATCCTGGAGACGGTGAACATCCGTCGACAGGGCTACTCCCACCGCATCCTGTTCGAAGAGTTTGTCAACAG ATATTACTATCTTGCATTTCGGGCTCACCAGATGCCCGACTCCAGCATAGAGAACGCTGTTTCCATCCTGCAGCGGGCCAAATTAGAGGACTGGGCCCTGGGGAAAACAAAG GTGTTTCTGAGGTACTACCATGTGGAGCAGCTCAACCTGCTGCTGCGGGAGGTGATCGCTCGGGTCGTGGTGTTGCAAGCGTACACCAAAGGCTGGCTGGGCGCCCGACGTTACcgaaaagagaagcagaagagaaaacacgGTGCCATCATCATCCAGTCAG ccTGGAGGGGCTACGTTGCTCGGCAGAACCTCAAGCAAATAAAGAAGGAGCGGGAAGGGGCCGCTATCCGCATACAGTCGg CTTACAGAGGCCATCGGGTGCGTCGCGACCACGGACCCCAAAGGCACAGATGTCGGCCCGAGGCCGGCAGTAAGACCACCGAGGAGGAGCACACGAG GTCTATCAGCCCGAAGAGCAAAGAGTCCCATACAGATCACGTATGCAGAGGAAAT GTTGGCCCCGACAGCCGAGACAGACAAGTGAAAGACTTCAAGAGAGACAAAGGCAGAGCGGAAGACAGTGTAACGAAGCCTTGCAGGGAGACAGCTAGGCTGCGAGACATGCAGTGTAAACAAG
- the myo3b gene encoding myosin-IIIb isoform X5, producing the protein MGYVDSSKDGHRSVQGSAEVSHTFPSFADFRDGNTGAAMSRRSLYGLYPYSSSMIGLENLGDPSGNWDIVETIGKGTYGKVYRVTNKKDGSEAAVKVLDPINHASHTNRDVDEEIEAEYNILRSLSNHPNVVKFYGMFYKSDNLSGGQLWLVLELCNGGSVTELIKGLLMRGQRLQEPVISYILYSSLLGLQHLHNNRIIHRDVKGNNILLTSEGGVKLVDFGVSAQLTSARLRRNTSVGTPFWMAPEVIACEQQYDYSYDARCDVWSLGITAIELADGDPPLAEMHPVKALFKIPRNPSPTLRNPEQWCRSFCHFIGQCLIKDFEARPSVTHLLEHPFIKQAHGKELALRQQLASLIQEQQELGCKTKTKHERINTRKTLIIESCPDDDLVNLEFLDEETIISHLQKRFDELQVYTYVGDILIALNPFQNLSIYSPQFSKLYHGVKRANNPPHIFATADAAYQGMVSFCKDQCIIISGESGAGKTESAHLIVQHLTFLGKANNRTLREKILQVNPLVEAFGNACTAINDNSSRFGKYLEMKFTPTGAVIGAKISEYLLEKSRVIKQAMWEKNFHIFYYIYAGLYHQDKLKTYRLPDKTPPRYIDNQHCKVMQDIVSSKLYTEQFDAIQECFRNIGFTEEEVNSVYRILSAILNTGNIEFAAITSQHQTDKSEVPNSEALENAASLLSIGPEELQEALTSQCVVTRGETIIRTNTVDKATDVRDAMSKALYGRLFSWIVNRINSLLQPDMNICAAESGMNVGILDIFGFENFKKNSFEQLCINIANEQIQFYFNQHIFALEQMEYQSEGVDASLVVYEDNRPILDMFLQKPMGLLSLLDEESRFPQATDQTLVDKFDDNLRCKYFWIPKRVELCFGIQHYAGKVMYNVNGFLEKNRDTLPADIVVVLRTSEDKLLQQLFSSPLTKIGNLATSRARVTAASRSLPPQLSSGRTKSPKYLLKVDTMEMMRHPEETSNMRRQTVASYFRYSLMDLLSKMVVGQPHFVRCIKPNDDRQALRFCKERVMVQLRYTGILETVNIRRQGYSHRILFEEFVNRYYYLAFRAHQMPDSSIENAVSILQRAKLEDWALGKTKVFLRYYHVEQLNLLLREVIARVVVLQAYTKGWLGARRYRKEKQKRKHGAIIIQSAYRGHRVRRDHGPQRHRCRPEAGSKTTEEEHTRSISPKSKESHTDHVCRGNVGPDSRDRQVKDFKRDKGRAEDSVTKPCRETARLRDMQCKQGPVMKLQQRTPRRRGQQPKLLNSPEDSLYYNQLNRTLDYQGSKRKPRKLGQIKVLDGEDEYYKLLSTVESIPEEDYVPAPSPALSTGPLVSQS; encoded by the exons ATGGGATATGTTGACTCATCTAAAGATGGACACAGGAGTGTGCAGGGATCAGCTGAGGTCTCACACACTTTCCCATCTTTTGCAGATTTTAGAGATGGAAACACGGGGGCAGCTATGTCAAG GAGGTCGCTGTACGGCCTGTACCCCTACAGTTCCAGCATGATTGGCCTGGAGAACCTGGGCGACCCGTCGGGTAACTGGGACATCGTGGAGACCATCGGTAAAGGAACATATGGCAAAGTCTACAGAGTCACCAACAAGAAGGATGGAAGTGAGGCAGCAGTGAAAGTTCTGGACCCAATCAAT CATGCGAGCCATACAAACAGA GATGTGGATGAGGAGATAGAGGCTGAATACAACATCTTGAGGTCCCTGTCCAACCACCCGAATGTGGTGAAGTTTTATGGCATGTTCTACAAGTCAGACAATCTATCAGGCGGACAGCTGTGGCTGGTGCTGGAG CTGTGCAATGGCGGCTCCGTCACAGAACTCATCAAAGGTCTGCTCATGCGAGGCCAGCGTCTGCAGGAGCCCGTTATCTCATACATCTTATACAGCTCCCTCTTG GGTCTCCAGCATTTGCACAACAACCGGATTATCCACCGTGACGTCAAAGGGAACAACATCCTCCTGACGAGCGAGGGGGGAGTCAAACTGGTTGACTTTG GTGTTTCAGCTCAACTGACCAGTGCGCGGCTGCGGAGGAACACTTCAGTGGGGACTCCGTTCTGGATGGCTCCTGAG GTCATAGCCTGCGAACAGCAGTATGATTACTCCTATGATGCCCGCTGTGACGTGTGGTCCCTCGGCATCACCGCCATCGAGCTGGCAGACGGAGACCCCCCCCTGGCTGAGATGCATCCAGTCAAAGCCCTCTTCAAGATCCCACG AAATCCCTCCCCAACTTTACGAAATCCAGAACAGTGGTGCAggagtttctgtcatttcatcgGACA GTGCCTGATAAAGGATTTCGAGGCACGTCCATCTGTGACCCACCTCCTGGAGCATCCCTTCATCAAGCAGGCCCACGGCAAAGAGCTGGCTCTCCGGCAGCAGTTAGCGTCTCTCATCCAGGAGCAGCAAGAATTGGGCTGCAAAACTAAAACCAA GCACGAGCGGATCAATACTCGTAAAACCCTCATAATAGAGAGCTGCCCTGATGATGATCTGGTAAACCTGGAGTTCTTAGATGAG GAGACAATAATCAGCCATCTCCAAAAGAGGTTTGATGAGCTCCAGGTGTACACCTACGTTGGTGACATCCTCATCGCTCTCAACCCTTTCCAGAATCTCAGCATCTACTCTCCCCAG TTCTCTAAGCTGTATCACGGTGTGAAGCGGGCCAACAACCCTCCACACATCTTTGCTACTGCAGATGCAGCGTACCAAGGCATGGTGTCCTTCTGCAAAGACcag TGCATCATAATCAGTGGGGAGAGTGGTGCTGGAAAAACAGAGAGCGCTCATTTAATTGTTCAACATCTGACCTTCTTGGGAAAG GCAAACAATCGGACGCTGCGTGAAAAGATATTGCAGGTGAACCCCCTCGTGGAGGCTTTCGGAAATGCCTGCACAGCGATCAATGACAACTCCAGTCGCTTTGGGAAGTACCTGGAGATGAAGTTCACGCCGACGGGAGCGGTGATCGGGGCCAAGATATCCGAATATCTGCTGGAGAAGTCGAGGGTCATCAAACAGGCCAT GTGGGAGAAAAACTTCCACATATTTTATTACATATACGCCGGACTTTACCACCAAGACAAGCTGAAAACGTACAGGCTTCCAGACAAGACACCTCCCAG GTACATAGACAACCAGCACTGCAAAGTCATGCAAGACATTGTGTCCAGCAAACTGTACACGGAGCAGTTTGACGCAATCCAGGAGTGCTTCCGGAACATTGGTTTTACCGAAGAG GAAGTCAACTCTGTCTACAGAATTCTCTCGGCCATTTTGAATACAGGCAATATTGAATTTGCAGCCATCACATCCCAGCACCAGACTGATAAGAGTGAAGTACCAAATTCAGAGGCCTTAGAGAACG CTGCGTCTCTCCTGAGCATCGGCCCTGAGGAGCTCCAGGAGGCGCTGACCTCTCAGTGCGTGGTCACCAGAGGTGAGACTATCATCCGCACCAACACCGTGGACAAAGCCACGGACGTGCGAGACGCCATGTCCAAGGCCTTGTACGGACGCCTCTTCAGCTGGATAGTGAACCGCATCAACTCCTTGCTGCAGCCTGACATGAATATCTG TGCCGCGGAGAGTGGCATGAACGTGGGAATCCTGGACATCTTCGGGTTCGAAAATTTCAAAAAGAACTCTTTTGAACAACTGTGCATCAACATCGCAAACGAGCAGATCCAGTTTTACTTCAACCAGCACATATTTGCCCTGGAACAG ATGGAGTACCAGAGTGAGGGAGTGGATGCCAGCCTGGTGGTGTACGAGGACAACCGGCCCATTCTGGACATGTTCCTGCAGAAGCCCATGGGTCTGTTGTCCCTGCTGGATGAGGAGAGCCGCTTCCCTCAGGCCACGGACCAGACCCTAGTGG ATAAATTTGACGACAATCTTCGCTGCAAGTATTTCTGGATACCAAAACGTGTAGAGCTTTGTTTTGGAATCCAACATTATGCTGGAAAG GTGATGTACAATGTGAATGGATTTTTGGAGAAGAACAGAGACACTCTTCCTGCAGACATTGTTGTGGTGCTGAGAACATCAGAGGACAAacttctgcagcagctcttttcCAGCCCCTTGACTAAAATAG gAAATTTAGCGACATCCAGGGCGAGGGTCACCGCCGCCTCCAGATCTCTGCCCCCGCAGCTCAGTTCAGGACGCACCAAG TCTCCCAAATACCTATTGAAG GTGGACACAATGGAGATGATGCGGCACCCAGAAGAAACCTCCAacatgaggagacagacagTTGCCTCCTACTTCCGT taCTCCCTGATGGACCTGCTGTCTAAGATGGTGGTGGGTCAGCCACACTTTGTGCGCTGCATCAAACCCAACGATGACAGGCAGGCGCTGCGCTTCTGCAAGGAGCGGGTCATGGTGCAGCTGCGCTACACCGGGATCCTGGAGACGGTGAACATCCGTCGACAGGGCTACTCCCACCGCATCCTGTTCGAAGAGTTTGTCAACAG ATATTACTATCTTGCATTTCGGGCTCACCAGATGCCCGACTCCAGCATAGAGAACGCTGTTTCCATCCTGCAGCGGGCCAAATTAGAGGACTGGGCCCTGGGGAAAACAAAG GTGTTTCTGAGGTACTACCATGTGGAGCAGCTCAACCTGCTGCTGCGGGAGGTGATCGCTCGGGTCGTGGTGTTGCAAGCGTACACCAAAGGCTGGCTGGGCGCCCGACGTTACcgaaaagagaagcagaagagaaaacacgGTGCCATCATCATCCAGTCAG CTTACAGAGGCCATCGGGTGCGTCGCGACCACGGACCCCAAAGGCACAGATGTCGGCCCGAGGCCGGCAGTAAGACCACCGAGGAGGAGCACACGAG GTCTATCAGCCCGAAGAGCAAAGAGTCCCATACAGATCACGTATGCAGAGGAAAT GTTGGCCCCGACAGCCGAGACAGACAAGTGAAAGACTTCAAGAGAGACAAAGGCAGAGCGGAAGACAGTGTAACGAAGCCTTGCAGGGAGACAGCTAGGCTGCGAGACATGCAGTGTAAACAAG